In Juglans regia cultivar Chandler chromosome 13, Walnut 2.0, whole genome shotgun sequence, the following proteins share a genomic window:
- the LOC108993827 gene encoding cyclin-D1-1-like yields the protein MSLSCSDCMSDLLCGEGSGFLSGESPECSSDVDSQACSVESINEFIEYERNFVPGFDYLARFRSQSLDASAREESVAWILKVQAYYGFQPLTAYLSVNYLDRFLYSRRLPETNGWPLQLLSVACLSLAAKMEEPLVPSLLDLQVEGAKYIFEPRTIRRMELLVLGVLDWRLRSITPFSFIAYFACKLDSTGTHDGFLLSRATEIILSNIQEASFLEFWPSCIAAAAILCAASEIPNLSLVNPEHAESWCDGLHKEKIVGCYRLMQEFVIHDNSRIRKPPKILPQLRVTIRARTRSSTFDSSSSSASSSNKRRKLNNCLWVDDDKGNSEEGL from the exons ATGTCGCTCTCGTGCTCCGACTGCATGTCCGACCTACTATGCGGCGAGGGCTCCGGGTTCCTGTCAGGAGAATCTCCGGAATGCTCATCGGACGTCGATTCTCAGGCGTGCAGCGTGGAATCGATAAACGAGTTCATCGAGTACGAGCGGAACTTCGTGCCCGGGTTCGATTATCTGGCTCGATTCCGTTCCCAGTCACTCGACGCGTCTGCGAGAGAAGAATCTGTTGCATGGATTCTCAAG GTTCAGGCTTATTACGGCTTCCAGCCATTGACGGCGTACCTCTCCGTCAACTACCTGGATCGGTTCCTTTATTCTCGTCGCTTGCCG GAAACAAATGGGTGGCCATTGCAACTATTATCTGTTGCTTGCTTATCATTAGCTGCTAAGATGGAGGAACCTCTGGTTCCTTCGCTATTGGATCTTCAG gtggaaggtgcaaaatatatatttgaaccAAGAACGATTCGTAGGATGGAGCTCCTTGTGCTTGGTGTTCTGGATTGGAGGCTACGATCCATCACGCCGTTCAGCTTCATCGCTTACTTTGCATGCAAACTCGATTCAACAGGAACTCATGATGGGTTTCTACTTTCCCGGGCGACTGAAATTATTTTGTCTAATATTCAAG AGGCTAGCTTTCTTGAATTCTGGCCATCTTGCATTGCTGCCGCAGCCATACTTTGTGCAGCTAGTGAAATTCCAAACCTGTCTCTTGTTAATCCTGAACATGCTGAATCATGGTGTGATGGTCTGCACAAA GAGAAAATCGTCGGTTGCTACAGGTTAATGCAAGAATTTGTGATTCATGACAATAGCCGGATCAGGAAGCCCCCAAAAATCTTGCCCCAGCTTCGAGTGACAATTCGGGCGAGAACGAGGTCTAGTACTTTCGATTCCTCGTCATCATCAGCATCATCATCTAATAAAAGGAGGAAATTAAATAACTGCTTATGGGTAGATGATGACAAAGGAAACTCCGAGGAAGGGCTataa